One genomic window of Kosmotoga olearia TBF 19.5.1 includes the following:
- the lysS gene encoding lysine--tRNA ligase: MNEQIRQHKLNEIEELRSMGIEPYPHHFEKTHSTSDIRKEYDMLQPSETKEDTTISVAGRVMALRHHGKSSFFVLKDSDGRIQAYIRKDSVGDEAFKLFKKYVSIGDFVGVKGFPFKTHTGELSIFVKDFKLLSKAIRTMPEKWHGIKDKEIIYRQRYVEMIASDDAIKRFKIRFELLRRVREFLNARGFIEVETPILHSVTGGASARPFVTHINVFDSDMYLRIAEELYLKRYLVGGFEKIYEIGKNFRNEGMSYKHHPEFVMMELYQAYADYNDIMDLTEDLISTVVEQLTGSTKIVYQGKEIDFAKPWLRIKMADFIKEKLGVDILEDSDERLIEVLEKHNSVPEIKERGHLIEKLWDLVEDDIVQPTFVVEHPVIISPLAKVHREDPRVTERFELIINGMECANAFSELNDPIEQYRRFLHQAGLREAGDAEAQMMDRDFIRALEYGMPPTGGLGIGWDRILMFVTDSPTIRDVIPFPLVRPLSFEEEEKIVTDAEEEES; this comes from the coding sequence ATGAACGAACAAATAAGACAACATAAACTCAATGAGATAGAGGAACTTCGTTCCATGGGGATAGAACCGTATCCTCATCATTTCGAAAAGACCCATAGTACCAGTGATATCCGCAAAGAATATGATATGCTTCAGCCATCGGAAACCAAAGAAGATACAACCATTTCAGTTGCAGGAAGAGTGATGGCTCTCAGGCATCATGGTAAATCATCGTTCTTTGTCTTGAAGGATAGCGATGGAAGAATACAAGCATATATCAGAAAAGATTCCGTTGGCGACGAAGCATTCAAACTTTTCAAGAAATATGTCAGTATCGGAGATTTTGTTGGTGTAAAAGGGTTCCCGTTTAAAACCCACACAGGTGAACTGTCTATTTTTGTTAAGGATTTCAAGCTCCTGTCCAAAGCTATAAGAACGATGCCTGAAAAATGGCATGGAATAAAGGACAAGGAAATAATTTATAGGCAGAGATACGTGGAAATGATTGCCAGCGATGACGCCATTAAAAGATTCAAGATCAGATTCGAGCTCCTAAGACGTGTTAGAGAGTTTCTTAATGCAAGGGGTTTTATAGAAGTAGAAACGCCGATCCTTCATTCTGTCACCGGTGGAGCTTCCGCAAGACCATTTGTGACCCATATCAACGTTTTTGATTCGGATATGTACCTGAGAATCGCTGAGGAGCTATATCTCAAAAGATATCTAGTGGGCGGATTTGAGAAGATATATGAAATTGGAAAGAATTTCAGGAACGAGGGAATGTCTTATAAGCATCATCCGGAGTTTGTCATGATGGAACTATATCAGGCTTATGCCGACTACAACGATATTATGGACCTTACCGAGGATCTTATAAGCACCGTCGTAGAGCAGCTCACAGGTTCCACGAAGATCGTTTATCAGGGTAAGGAAATAGATTTTGCCAAACCATGGCTGCGTATCAAGATGGCTGATTTCATCAAAGAAAAGCTCGGAGTTGATATACTTGAAGATTCCGATGAAAGGTTAATTGAGGTTCTTGAGAAACATAACAGTGTTCCTGAGATCAAAGAAAGAGGCCATCTCATAGAAAAGTTATGGGATCTTGTTGAGGATGATATTGTACAACCTACCTTTGTTGTTGAACATCCTGTCATCATTTCTCCACTTGCGAAGGTCCACAGAGAAGATCCGAGGGTAACAGAAAGGTTTGAATTAATTATAAATGGCATGGAATGTGCGAACGCCTTTAGTGAACTCAATGACCCAATCGAACAGTACAGGAGATTCCTCCATCAGGCTGGATTAAGAGAAGCCGGTGATGCCGAAGCACAAATGATGGATCGTGATTTCATACGCGCTTTGGAATATGGCATGCCCCCAACTGGAGGTCTTGGGATTGGTTGGGACAGGATTCTCATGTTCGTTACCGATTCTCCCACCATACGCGATGTGATTCCCTTCCCGCTGGTAAGGCCGTTGAGTTTTGAAGAAGAGGAGAAAATTGTTACCGATGCAGAGGAAGAGGAAAGCTGA
- a CDS encoding GatB/YqeY domain-containing protein encodes MTLYERIQAELKQAMKDKDSVKMNTLRAVVAAAKNYLVSSEKAREKGITDEVLLDLIMKEAKKREESIEAYRKAKRDDLAAQEEAELKILKAFLPEMMNEEEIRELALKTIDSVGAKGPSDLGKIMREIMPKVKGRANGKTVNRIVRELLESK; translated from the coding sequence ATGACTCTGTATGAGAGGATACAGGCTGAACTAAAGCAGGCTATGAAAGACAAGGATTCCGTGAAGATGAATACCTTGAGAGCTGTGGTAGCCGCTGCAAAAAATTACCTTGTGTCTTCCGAGAAGGCACGTGAAAAAGGCATAACCGATGAGGTCCTTTTGGATCTCATAATGAAAGAAGCGAAGAAAAGAGAAGAATCAATAGAAGCTTACAGGAAGGCAAAACGTGACGACCTTGCCGCACAGGAGGAAGCGGAACTTAAGATCTTAAAGGCATTTTTGCCAGAGATGATGAATGAAGAAGAGATAAGGGAACTCGCCCTAAAAACAATCGATTCTGTTGGTGCAAAAGGTCCATCGGACCTTGGGAAGATAATGAGAGAGATTATGCCAAAAGTCAAAGGAAGGGCCAACGGGAAAACAGTCAACAGAATCGTCAGGGAGCTTCTGGAAAGCAAGTAA
- a CDS encoding GlmL-related ornithine degradation protein, with amino-acid sequence MKVDILTAEIGSTTTVLSAFISDGSGKMKFLGQGEFYTTVNEGDVTIGIEKAIDVLKHRLNESKLDYELLLATSSAAGGLKMTVHGLVYDMTVKAAKEAALGAGAVIKYVTAGKMTEHDLEKVLEIDPRLILLAGGVDYGERETVLHNAEMLAKLPLNVPIIYAGNITAAEEAQRVLEASGKEVLVTENVYPRIDQLNVEPTRKIIRDVFAKHIVKGPGMDKIYSIVGRNVIPTPAAVMLTTELLAEEYEDVLVVDIGGATTDVDSYTSGDPEIQKILIAPEPLAKRTVEGDLGVFVNAKNVIDYIGKDALMTEFNDFEEIIREISPYPKNSRTETFISRLAKYCFETSIRRHAGRIRQLYGPLGRVEVAEGKDLTAIKLLVGTGGVLTRSKYRWEVMKTVSTLSRRYNRELLPRPEVRVASDKHYIFAALGVISTVDRTVARELLKEDIEFHDC; translated from the coding sequence ATGAAGGTAGATATATTGACAGCAGAAATCGGGAGCACCACAACGGTGCTCTCGGCGTTTATTTCCGACGGCTCTGGAAAGATGAAGTTTTTGGGTCAGGGCGAGTTTTATACAACGGTCAATGAAGGAGACGTAACAATAGGAATCGAAAAAGCGATTGATGTTTTGAAGCACCGGCTTAACGAAAGCAAACTTGATTACGAATTGCTGCTGGCTACGAGCAGTGCTGCTGGCGGTTTGAAAATGACGGTGCACGGGCTGGTTTATGATATGACCGTTAAGGCTGCAAAGGAAGCTGCTCTTGGTGCTGGGGCAGTTATCAAATACGTTACTGCCGGAAAGATGACAGAGCATGATCTTGAAAAAGTTCTGGAGATTGATCCGCGTTTGATCCTACTTGCTGGAGGAGTCGATTACGGAGAAAGGGAAACTGTTCTGCACAACGCGGAGATGCTCGCAAAACTCCCGCTGAATGTTCCGATTATTTATGCCGGCAATATTACAGCCGCTGAGGAAGCCCAAAGGGTTCTTGAAGCATCGGGAAAGGAAGTTTTGGTAACAGAAAATGTTTATCCACGAATTGACCAGTTGAACGTTGAACCAACCAGGAAAATTATCAGGGATGTCTTTGCGAAACATATAGTAAAAGGTCCTGGAATGGACAAAATCTATTCTATTGTTGGTAGAAATGTTATCCCGACGCCGGCGGCGGTAATGCTCACAACCGAATTGCTGGCTGAGGAGTACGAAGATGTCCTTGTGGTAGATATAGGCGGTGCAACAACGGATGTTGATTCCTATACCAGTGGAGATCCTGAGATCCAGAAGATTCTTATAGCTCCTGAACCTCTTGCCAAGCGTACGGTTGAAGGGGATCTAGGGGTTTTTGTTAATGCGAAGAATGTGATTGATTACATAGGAAAAGACGCGTTGATGACAGAATTCAACGATTTTGAAGAGATAATCAGGGAGATATCGCCATATCCGAAGAATTCAAGAACGGAAACGTTCATTTCTCGTCTGGCAAAATACTGTTTTGAAACCTCAATCCGGCGTCATGCGGGAAGGATCAGGCAGTTGTATGGTCCCCTCGGCCGTGTTGAAGTGGCCGAAGGAAAAGATTTAACGGCAATAAAACTTTTGGTTGGTACCGGAGGGGTGCTGACACGGTCTAAATACCGCTGGGAAGTAATGAAAACAGTTTCCACACTTTCGAGACGCTATAATAGAGAACTGCTACCGCGACCCGAGGTGCGTGTTGCCAGTGATAAACACTATATTTTTGCGGCTTTGGGGGTCATCTCAACAGTTGATAGGACGGTGGCCAGGGAGCTATTGAAAGAGGATATAGAGTTTCATGATTGTTAA
- a CDS encoding dihydrofolate reductase family protein has protein sequence MKISIVAVNSVNGLISRDSDYDVDWSSPDDRKFFKKITTSAGVVIFGRRTFETIGKPLPKRLNVILTRTPEKFHSTENLLFTNDEPEILISKIGRLGFKHIVIGGGREIYTLFLKNKLVTDIYLSIEPIILKGKVTMLNVEELNNDIRLELEELLKLSKNTLVVHYTIPENRVRELFSP, from the coding sequence ATGAAAATCAGTATTGTCGCTGTTAATTCAGTCAATGGTCTTATTTCAAGAGATTCCGATTACGATGTAGATTGGTCATCCCCGGATGACAGGAAGTTCTTCAAGAAAATTACTACATCCGCTGGAGTCGTGATTTTCGGAAGACGAACCTTCGAAACTATTGGTAAACCTCTGCCGAAAAGATTGAATGTCATTCTCACAAGAACTCCCGAGAAATTTCATTCAACTGAAAATCTTTTATTTACCAACGATGAACCTGAAATCCTGATCAGCAAGATTGGAAGACTTGGTTTCAAACATATAGTCATAGGTGGAGGAAGAGAGATATATACGCTTTTTTTGAAAAACAAACTCGTTACAGACATCTATCTTTCAATAGAACCTATAATATTAAAGGGAAAAGTAACTATGCTAAACGTCGAAGAACTTAACAACGACATAAGATTGGAACTAGAAGAACTCTTAAAACTCTCGAAGAATACATTGGTTGTTCATTATACAATCCCTGAAAATAGAGTAAGAGAGCTATTTTCACCTTGA
- a CDS encoding tRNA1(Val) (adenine(37)-N6)-methyltransferase: protein MVIEVFREFDDSVFEGLSFDYSSKDARINHATVLLAWYCVLPKATKRVLELGTGSGAISIYLARKYDVEITAIDVDEELIEIAHKNARVNNVTDKVKFMQLSSAMAVEKFSAGSFDVVVSNPPHFAHEGIESPSQRRNSSRRLTIEGIKEFAQATGRLLKSRGAFFFILHPRDLTRWLSAFEMNNLGVHRLRFVFGTANKQSQLVLVKGRKNSTSEVVVEPPIILRKGRS, encoded by the coding sequence GTGGTGATAGAAGTGTTCAGAGAATTCGATGACAGTGTTTTCGAAGGGCTTTCCTTTGATTATTCTTCGAAGGATGCACGTATCAATCATGCAACGGTTTTGCTTGCGTGGTATTGCGTTCTGCCGAAAGCTACAAAGAGAGTACTGGAGCTTGGTACTGGTTCCGGGGCTATTTCCATATACCTGGCTAGAAAGTATGATGTAGAGATTACAGCAATAGATGTTGATGAAGAATTAATAGAGATAGCGCACAAAAACGCAAGAGTGAATAATGTAACGGATAAAGTAAAATTTATGCAGCTATCCTCTGCCATGGCTGTAGAAAAGTTCTCTGCTGGAAGTTTCGATGTTGTGGTTTCTAATCCTCCTCATTTTGCCCATGAAGGTATTGAAAGCCCTTCTCAGCGCAGAAATTCATCCAGGCGGCTTACAATTGAAGGGATAAAGGAGTTTGCTCAAGCAACTGGTAGACTTCTGAAGAGTAGAGGGGCGTTCTTTTTCATTCTTCATCCTAGAGACCTTACCAGATGGTTAAGTGCATTCGAAATGAACAACCTTGGTGTTCACCGTTTGAGATTTGTGTTTGGCACAGCCAACAAACAATCACAGCTTGTTCTGGTCAAAGGAAGAAAGAATTCAACTTCCGAGGTGGTGGTAGAACCGCCAATTATTTTGAGAAAAGGGAGGAGCTAG
- the tmk gene encoding dTMP kinase, translating into MFISFEGIDGSGKSTQVALFREYLERNSMEYVFIREPGGTQAGEDIREILLHNEYKLFPETELLLFMASRAQIVREVIIPALKKKKLVLADRFLDSSVAYQGYGRGLSIQMVTTLNEFSTGGVTPHLTLFIDVPVDVAVKRMRREMKHDKIEMESLDFFKRVRQGYLELAKRDPKRILVIDGTMSVEKIHEQVVKEFLLCLKKLGHGL; encoded by the coding sequence GTGTTTATTTCCTTTGAAGGTATAGATGGTTCCGGCAAATCAACCCAGGTAGCCCTCTTTCGTGAATACCTCGAAAGGAATTCGATGGAGTATGTTTTCATAAGAGAGCCCGGAGGTACGCAGGCAGGAGAGGATATAAGAGAGATTCTTTTGCACAACGAGTATAAACTTTTCCCGGAAACAGAGCTGCTGCTCTTCATGGCTTCACGTGCACAGATTGTTCGCGAGGTTATAATTCCTGCATTGAAAAAGAAAAAATTGGTCCTCGCAGATCGGTTTCTCGACTCTTCCGTTGCATATCAGGGTTATGGAAGAGGATTGTCTATTCAGATGGTTACAACATTGAATGAATTCAGTACTGGAGGGGTGACGCCACATTTAACATTGTTTATAGATGTGCCAGTCGATGTAGCTGTAAAACGCATGCGAAGAGAAATGAAACATGATAAAATAGAAATGGAAAGTTTAGATTTCTTCAAAAGGGTAAGACAGGGCTATCTAGAACTGGCAAAACGAGATCCGAAAAGGATTCTAGTAATAGATGGAACGATGAGTGTAGAAAAGATACACGAACAGGTAGTGAAGGAATTTCTTCTTTGCCTCAAAAAGCTGGGGCACGGTCTGTAA